In Gossypium arboreum isolate Shixiya-1 chromosome 6, ASM2569848v2, whole genome shotgun sequence, the following are encoded in one genomic region:
- the LOC108486435 gene encoding putative F-box/LRR-repeat protein 8 produces the protein MGQSVSSAKLTTRRDCYHSQRSYSKSTVLISPMKTEEAEVIDELSDFISDLPDECLACVFQCLTPADRKRCSLVCRRWLRIEGQSRHRLSLNAQSDLHPLIPSIFSRFDAVTKLALKCDRRSVGIGDEALASISERCPNLTRLKLRACRDLTDAGMLAFAKNCRGLKKLSCGSCTFGAKGMNAVLDNCPALEELSVKRLRGIIDGAAAEPIGPGLAAASLKTICLKELYNGQCFGPLIIGARNLRSLKLFRCSGDWDKLFPLIMDQVTSVIEIHMERIQVSDVGLEAISNSLNLEILHLVKTPECTNAGLGAVAEKCKLLRKLHIDGWKANRIGDHGLIAVAKSCSNLQELVLIGVNPTKLSLEMLASNCQNLERLALCGSDTVGDAEICCIALKCIALKKLCIKSCPISDHGMEALAIGCPNLVKVKVKKCRGVTPEGADWLRANRGSLSVNLDMGEHLDVTANDGVVQDNGDGIPPVVAGQIGAPGIASSSTARSTSFKLSGLLGGRSFMACTLRRLASSNGSSRS, from the coding sequence ATGGGACAGTCAGTTTCGTCGGCGAAACTCACGACTCGTCGGGATTGTTATCATAGTCAACGGTCTTACTCCAAATCAACGGTTCTGATCTCTCCGATGAAAACCGAGGAAGCTGAAGTGATTGATGAATTATCCGATTTCATATCGGATCTACCGGACGAGTGTTTAGCTTGTGTTTTTCAGTGTCTTACTCCGGCTGATAGGAAACGGTGTTCCCTTGTTTGCCGGCGGTGGTTGAGGATTGAAGGTCAGAGTCGTCACCGGCTTTCTCTCAACGCTCAATCAGATCTACATCCTTTGATTCCTTCAATCTTCTCTCGTTTCGATGCTGTCACGAAATTGGCTTTGAAATGTGATCGTAGATCTGTCGGCATAGGTGACGAAGCACTTGCTTCGATCTCGGAACGTTGCCCGAATTTGACTCGTCTTAAGCTCCGAGCTTGCCGTGACTTAACTGATGCAGGTATGTTGGCTTTCGCTAAAAACTGTAGAGGTCTAAAGAAGCTTTCGTGTGGATCTTGTACTTTTGGAGCTAAAGGCATGAACGCCGTGCTCGACAACTGTCCGGCTCTTGAGGAGCTTTCTGTGAAACGACTTCGTGGCATCATCGACGGAGCTGCAGCTGAGCCGATAGGACCAGGGCTGGCGGCGGCATCGTTGAAAACGATTTGCTTAAAGGAGCTTTATAACGGACAATGTTTTGGTCCGCTTATTATTGGTGCAAGGAATCTGAGATCTTTGAAACTTTTTAGATGCTCTGGTGATTGGGATAAGCTTTTCCCTCTTATAATGGATCAGGTCACGAGTGTTATAGAGATCCATATGGAGAGGATTCAGGTCAGCGATGTCGGTCTTGAGGCTATATCGAACAGTTTAAACCTAGAAATTCTTCACCTTGTTAAGACTCCGGAGTGTACAAATGCCGGACTAGGAGCTGTTGCAGAGAAATGCAAATTGTTAAGGAAGCTTCATATTGATGGATGGAAAGCAAATCGAATAGGTGACCATGGATTAATCGCTGTTGCGAAATCTTGTTCTAATTTACAAGAATTAGTTCTTATTGGTGTTAATCCGACAAAACTGAGTTTGGAAATGTTAGCTTCGAATTGTCAGAATTTGGAACGGTTAGCTCTATGTGGCAGTGATACAGTTGGTGATGCCGAGATTTGTTGTATTGCTTTGAAATGTATAGCTTTAAAGAAGCTTTGTATTAAGAGTTGCCCCATATCAGATCATGGAATGGAAGCCCTTGCTATTGGTTGCCCTAATTTGGTTAAAGTGAAGGTGAAGAAATGTAGAGGAGTAACTCCGGAAGGGGCTGATTGGTTAAGAGCAAATAGAGGTTCACTCTCGGTTAATTTGGATATGGGGGAACATTTAGATGTGACTGCCAATGATGGTGTAGTACAAGATAATGGAGATGGAATTCCTCCTGTTGTGGCTGGTCAAATTGGAGCTCCAGGCATTGCTTCAAGCAGCACCGCTCGTTCAACATCCTTTAAGCTTTCAGGGCTTTTGGGTGGGAGGAGTTTCATGGCTTGCACTTTGAGGAGGTTGGCAAGTAGTAACGGCAGTTCCCGGAGTTAA
- the LOC108485955 gene encoding elicitor-responsive protein 3-like, with protein sequence MSIQGLPLEVTVVGCYNLEDKEWISKQDPYVCVEYGSAKYRTRTCTDGGKNPTFQEKFVFTFIEGLKELNVVVWNSNTIVADDHIGTGRVQLHKALSQGFDDCTWPLQSKYGRHAGEVRLILHYSNAKAPQPQKSKCKTKSIEAYVPSAPFSQVSPYGYPPAPSAAPYPTMSYAAPSHYKSCPTAAPAAVGYPHQAPLAPYPPQTYPPPPPQASIYYPPAPTGIYPPPPY encoded by the exons ATGTCGATCCAAGGCCTTCCGCTCGAGGTTACAG TTGTTGGATGCTATAACTTGGAGGACAAGGAatggatatcaaaacaagatcCTTATGTTTGTGTTGAATATGGAAGTGCTAAGTATAGGACTAGAACCTGCACTG atGGAGGGAAGAATCCTACTTTTCAGGAGAAATTCGTATTTACGTTTATCGAAGGCCTCAAGGAACTAAATGTGGTCGTTTGGAACAGCAACACGATCGTCGCCGACGATCATATCGGAACTGGAAG GGTTCAACTCCATAAAGCCCTTTCCCAAGGTTTTGATGATTGTACTTGGCCACTTCAAAGCAAATATGGCAG GCATGCTGGGGAAGTAAGGCTCATATTGCACTACTCCAATGCCAAGGCCCCA CAACCACAAAAATCAAAATGCAAGACAAAATCAATTGAAGCATATGTACCATCTGCACCTTTCAGCCAAGTCTCACCATATGGTTACCCACCAGCACCATCAGCAGCTCCTTACCCAACAATGTCATATGCAGCTCCATCTCATTACAAGTCATGTCCTACGGCAGCCCCTGCTGCTGTAGGTTACCCTCACCAGGCCCCTCTTGCACCTTATCCACCACAAACATACCCACCACCACCCCCACAGGCCTCAATTTATTATCCACCAG CTCCGACCGGAATCTATCCTCCACCACCCTATTGA
- the LOC108485496 gene encoding cysteine proteinase mucunain-like — translation MDSQPSTMAVLLLMMFTLSSAFDMSIVSYDKSHPDRSMSSWRTFDEVMAMYEDWLVKHGKVYNGLGEKEKRFQIFKDNLRFIDEHNSEETHSFKLGLNQFADLTNEEYRFTYLGVKKPNKKVSKRSDRYVQLLGQAALPDSVDWRTKGAVAPVKDQGSCGSCWAFSTIAAVEGINKIITGDLIVLSEQELVDCDTSYNEGCNGGLMDYAFEFIIKNGGIDTEEDYPYSNHNGRCDTYRKNAKVVSIEAYENVPENDEGALKKAVSNQPVSVAIEAGGRAFQLYQSGIFDGQCGTQLDHGVTIVGYGTENGKDYWIVRNSWGDNWGEAGYVRMERNVVDTKTGKCGIAMEASYPIKTGRNPPNPGPSPPSPVKPPSVCDNYYSCPESNTCCCVFEQYGYCLAWGCCSIEAATCCEDSYSCCPHDYPVCNINEGTCLMSKDNPLGVKAMKRTPAKPFRGDGSVVGKSSA, via the exons ATGGATTCACAACCATCAACAATGGCGGTTCTCTTGCTGATGATGTTCACTTTATCATCAGCTTTCGACATGTCAATCGTATCCTACGATAAATCCCATCCCGACCGGTCGATGTCTAGTTGGAGAACCTTCGACGAGGTTATGGCAATGTATGAGGACTGGCTTGTAAAACATGGCAAAGTTTACAATGGTTTAGGAGAGAAAGAGAAAAGGTTCCAGATTTTCAAAGATAATCTCAGGTTCATCGATGAACATAACTCGGAGGAGACACATAGTTTCAAGCTTGGGTTGAACCAGTTCGCCGACTTGACCAACGAGGAGTACCGTTTTACTTACTTGGGTGTTAAGAAACCTAATAAGAAGGTTTCCAAGAGGAGTGATCGTTACGTGCAGCTCCTCGGCCAGGCGGCCTTGCCGGATTCTGTTGATTGGAGGACAAAAGGTGCTGTGGCTCCGGTTAAAGATCAAGGTTCTTGTG GGAGTTGCTGGGCTTTTTCAACTATTGCTGCAGTGGAAGGGATAAACAAAATCATTACAGGCGACCTCATAGTTCTCTCAGAGCAAGAATTAGTGGATTGTGATACATCCTACAATGAAGGATGCAATGGTGGCCTTATGGATTATGCCTTTGAATTCATCATTAAAAATGGTGGCATTGACACTGAAGAAGATTACCCTTATTCCAATCATAATGGCAGATGTGACACCTATAGG AAGAATGCCAAGGTTGTTTCAATTGAAGCTTATGAAAATGTTCCGGAAAACGACGAGGGTGCATTGAAAAAGGCAGTCTCAAATCAACCGGTTAGTGTTGCTATCGAAGCCGGAGGCAGGGCTTTCCAATTATATCAATCT GGTATATTTGATGGTCAATGTGGCACACAATTAGACCATGGTGTGACTATTGTTGGATATGGTACTGAAAATGGTAAAGACTATTGGATTGTAAGGAATTCATGGGGTGATAATTGGGGAGAGGCAGGCTATGTCCGGATGGAACGAAACGTGGTCGATACCAAGACCGGTAAATGCGGAATTGCAATGGAAGCCTCTTATCCTATCAAAACGGGACGAAATCCACCTAATCCCGGTCCTTCTCCGCCGTCTCCCGTAAAGCCTCCTTCTGTTTGTGATAATTATTATAGTTGTCCCGAGAGCAATACTTGTTGTTGCGTCTTCGAGCAGTATGGCTACTGCCTCGCGTGGGGATGTTGCTCGATTGAGGCTGCTACTTGTTGTGAAGACAGCTATAGCTGCTGTCCACATGACTACCCTGTTTGCAACATAAATGAAGGAACTTGCTTGATG AGCAAGGATAATCCGTTGGGAGTGAAGGCGATGAAGCGGACTCCGGCTAAACCGTTCCGGGGAGATGGAAGTGTAGTCGGAAAAAGCAGTGCTTAA